A part of Halobaculum sp. MBLA0143 genomic DNA contains:
- a CDS encoding NifU family protein, translating into MTEEDTLAERVEDWMVGQMPIIQMHGGTSVVREADPDAGRVVVELGGTCSGCGISDVTAQNIKRDLILDFDDVDDVVVKVPSTGEVGESTVEGGRGGDLQFSTENADHL; encoded by the coding sequence ATGACCGAGGAGGACACACTCGCGGAGCGCGTCGAGGACTGGATGGTCGGACAGATGCCGATCATCCAGATGCACGGCGGGACGAGCGTCGTCCGCGAGGCGGACCCGGACGCGGGGCGAGTCGTGGTAGAACTCGGCGGCACCTGTTCCGGCTGCGGAATCTCCGACGTGACGGCCCAGAACATCAAGCGGGACCTAATCTTGGACTTCGACGACGTCGACGACGTGGTCGTGAAGGTGCCGTCGACGGGCGAGGTGGGCGAGTCGACCGTCGAAGGCGGGCGCGGCGGCGACCTCCAGTTCTCCACCGAGAACGCGGACCACCTCTGA
- a CDS encoding helix-turn-helix transcriptional regulator has translation MPRGCPEGADEAVEVVRRRYDCLRAIVTEPREKRVLVEALGTPRSTLDDVVRELESAGLVVYEDGVWRPTTTGRVAADAHADYRETVSDLCAAAPVVDALPHDTPLDRTFLDGATVHEADQALPDAVVTSILESVADAERTRGFAPTAFVGFADRFRDRAVERDGSLELVLAPDLFDLLTGRGLEEEDRNLETTVLSGEIPVEFGLWVADHDEAGVVVYAEQGIRGVVVNDTPAAVEWAEELYHRVRAEARSVEFTPV, from the coding sequence GTGCCACGAGGCTGTCCAGAGGGGGCCGACGAGGCGGTGGAGGTGGTCCGTCGTCGCTACGACTGTCTACGCGCGATCGTGACGGAGCCGCGCGAGAAACGGGTGTTGGTCGAGGCGCTGGGGACGCCGCGGTCGACACTGGACGACGTCGTTCGAGAGCTGGAGTCGGCGGGGCTCGTCGTCTACGAGGACGGGGTGTGGCGGCCGACGACGACCGGGCGAGTCGCGGCCGATGCCCACGCGGACTACCGGGAGACGGTGTCGGACCTGTGTGCGGCGGCACCGGTCGTGGACGCGCTACCCCACGACACGCCGTTGGACCGGACGTTCCTAGACGGGGCGACCGTCCACGAAGCAGACCAGGCGCTGCCGGACGCGGTCGTCACGTCGATTCTGGAGTCGGTCGCGGACGCAGAACGGACGCGTGGGTTCGCCCCGACGGCGTTCGTCGGGTTCGCGGACCGCTTCCGGGACAGAGCAGTCGAGCGCGACGGGAGCCTGGAGCTCGTGCTCGCGCCGGACCTGTTCGACCTCCTGACGGGACGCGGCCTGGAGGAGGAAGACCGGAACCTGGAGACGACAGTTCTGTCGGGGGAGATTCCGGTCGAGTTCGGGCTGTGGGTGGCAGACCACGACGAGGCGGGCGTGGTCGTCTACGCGGAACAGGGGATCAGAGGGGTCGTCGTCAACGATACGCCCGCCGCGGTGGAGTGGGCGGAGGAACTGTACCACCGGGTCCGCGCCGAGGCGCGGTCGGTGGAGTTCACCCCGGTCTGA
- a CDS encoding thermonuclease family protein — translation MRRRNFVVGGAAALGLGSLSGQPVTAATGISDVEFFSPTSLLDANYGALTDDSLVAAWAETSADNRDSDGDGDAYYYDSGTQIPLVATDETVTAFGSILVADSDADFATYGNDELVLNVFDSDMGGSGTVLWDEGHDQYWRLSKCSTFESKAESAGYTIQKTNDLTRDLPDADAVVITTPSDFAEYELQELFDFVESGGAVYLFGQSDYNNYDQTENLNDVAGYLQLGFRFNDDEVYDYDSNDGNYYEVVSGAFNTSTFDYFGGGDGSDGGDGGDGGGLDAIGTLQKGTTYTVNVTSVADGDTVTVEGANGNTEDVRVLGVDTPETPSNSSAENVREWEGIEDESYLQNQGSAAKDWAKAELGGVTVDMFFDSNEPLRDPFDRVLGYLRYDRSGDGTRNTLYNRRLLQEGYARVYDSSLAKHDAFVDVELSARDAGRQVWSQSDPADSTEFRDRTVSEVFVPVPSSVRTTGGAVADGRVPLRAESTASQSLSGGVSYAEPPLVAVDESVNTAVVGGPLLDEYYDSDSSSYDHFTFVSNLIDYLGSNTGPVYIDGGHGQFGHIYSQSAEGAVNYLRHLGGEGGIQLRGLNTITSTRLSGGRALIVTMPTVAYTQSELDALSTFVSNGGSLILIGGAKIDTSNSDPRALLDDVAAGVGTDLRLNDDSVTDDTNNAANDPEYVTTTNFDTSFPLFDKFA, via the coding sequence GTGAGACGAAGAAACTTCGTCGTAGGGGGCGCAGCGGCACTAGGACTGGGCAGTCTCTCGGGGCAGCCGGTGACGGCGGCGACGGGGATCTCCGACGTGGAGTTCTTCTCGCCGACGAGTCTGCTCGACGCGAACTACGGGGCGCTCACGGACGACAGTCTGGTCGCCGCCTGGGCGGAGACGAGCGCTGACAATCGGGACTCCGACGGCGACGGGGACGCCTACTACTACGACAGTGGGACGCAGATCCCGCTCGTCGCGACGGACGAGACGGTGACGGCGTTCGGGTCGATCCTCGTCGCGGACAGTGACGCTGACTTCGCCACGTACGGCAACGACGAGCTCGTGTTGAACGTGTTCGACAGCGACATGGGTGGCTCCGGGACGGTGCTGTGGGACGAGGGCCACGACCAGTACTGGCGGCTGTCGAAGTGCTCGACGTTCGAGTCGAAGGCGGAGTCGGCGGGGTACACGATCCAGAAGACGAACGACCTGACGCGGGACCTCCCGGACGCCGACGCAGTCGTCATCACGACTCCGAGCGACTTCGCGGAGTACGAGCTCCAGGAACTGTTCGACTTCGTCGAGAGCGGCGGCGCGGTGTACCTGTTCGGCCAGTCTGACTACAACAACTACGACCAGACGGAGAACCTCAACGATGTGGCCGGCTACCTCCAGCTGGGGTTCCGGTTCAACGACGACGAGGTGTACGACTACGACAGCAACGACGGGAACTACTACGAGGTGGTCTCCGGCGCGTTCAACACGTCCACGTTCGACTACTTCGGCGGTGGGGACGGTAGTGACGGCGGGGACGGCGGCGACGGCGGCGGCCTGGACGCCATCGGCACGCTCCAGAAGGGGACGACGTACACCGTGAACGTCACCAGCGTGGCCGACGGGGACACGGTGACGGTCGAGGGTGCGAACGGGAACACGGAGGACGTGCGGGTCCTGGGCGTCGACACGCCGGAGACGCCGTCCAACAGCAGCGCCGAGAACGTCCGGGAGTGGGAGGGAATCGAAGACGAGAGCTACCTCCAGAACCAGGGGTCGGCGGCGAAAGACTGGGCGAAGGCCGAACTCGGCGGCGTGACGGTCGACATGTTCTTCGACAGCAACGAGCCGCTCCGTGACCCGTTCGACCGCGTGCTGGGCTACCTCCGGTACGACCGGAGCGGCGACGGGACTCGGAACACGCTGTACAACCGCCGGCTGCTCCAGGAGGGGTACGCCCGGGTGTACGACTCCTCGCTGGCGAAACACGACGCGTTCGTCGACGTGGAGCTGTCGGCCCGCGACGCCGGGCGCCAGGTGTGGAGCCAGTCGGACCCGGCCGACAGCACGGAGTTCCGCGACCGGACGGTGTCGGAGGTGTTCGTCCCGGTGCCGTCGAGCGTCCGGACGACCGGCGGCGCGGTCGCGGACGGCCGTGTGCCGCTGCGGGCGGAGTCGACGGCGAGCCAGAGTCTCTCGGGCGGGGTGAGCTACGCCGAGCCGCCGTTGGTCGCGGTCGACGAGTCGGTGAACACGGCGGTGGTCGGTGGGCCACTGCTCGACGAGTACTACGACAGCGACTCGAGCAGCTACGACCACTTCACCTTCGTGTCGAACCTGATCGACTACCTCGGCTCGAACACGGGGCCGGTGTACATCGACGGCGGCCACGGTCAGTTCGGTCACATCTACTCGCAGTCGGCCGAGGGGGCCGTCAACTACCTCCGACACCTCGGGGGTGAGGGTGGCATCCAACTGCGTGGGCTGAACACGATCACGTCGACGCGGCTGTCCGGCGGGCGGGCGCTGATCGTCACGATGCCGACGGTCGCGTACACGCAGTCGGAGCTGGACGCCCTGTCGACGTTCGTCTCCAACGGCGGCAGCCTGATCCTGATCGGCGGTGCGAAGATCGACACGTCGAACTCCGACCCGCGGGCGCTGCTGGACGACGTTGCCGCCGGCGTCGGGACGGATCTCCGGCTCAACGACGACAGCGTGACGGACGACACGAACAACGCCGCCAACGACCCGGAGTACGTCACGACGACGAACTTCGACACGTCGTTCCCGTTGTTCGACAAGTTCGCGTAG
- a CDS encoding 4-phosphopantoate--beta-alanine ligase → MSDEHAEIPDDHPRAQSLRTRHRIEAGVDAGITSKQGLIAEGRGEAFDYLLGEETIDSADDAARAAAAHLRLAEHPVLSVNGNVAALVPAEIVALADAADADVEVNLFGRTDERVRRIADYLRDHGASEVKGLAADARVPGLDHERGKVDADGIAAADVVLVPLEDGDRAAALGELGKTEIVIDLNPLSRSAQAATVPVVDNVIRAVPRITDHVRDLADADRATLVEIVESFDADAARADAERAIREGELD, encoded by the coding sequence GTGAGCGACGAGCACGCGGAGATCCCAGACGACCACCCACGGGCACAGTCACTCCGGACGCGACACCGGATCGAGGCGGGCGTCGACGCCGGGATCACCTCCAAGCAGGGGCTGATCGCCGAGGGACGCGGCGAGGCGTTCGACTACCTCCTCGGCGAGGAGACGATCGACAGCGCCGACGACGCCGCCCGCGCGGCTGCGGCTCACCTCCGTCTGGCCGAGCACCCCGTCCTGTCGGTCAACGGCAACGTCGCCGCGCTCGTCCCGGCGGAGATCGTCGCGCTGGCCGACGCCGCCGACGCCGACGTCGAAGTGAACCTGTTCGGTCGGACGGACGAACGCGTGCGACGGATCGCCGACTACCTCCGCGACCACGGCGCGAGCGAGGTGAAGGGACTCGCCGCCGACGCACGCGTCCCGGGGCTCGACCACGAGCGCGGGAAGGTGGACGCCGACGGCATCGCCGCCGCGGACGTGGTGCTCGTCCCCCTGGAGGACGGCGACCGCGCCGCGGCGCTCGGCGAACTCGGGAAGACGGAGATCGTGATCGACCTCAACCCGTTGTCGCGGTCGGCACAGGCCGCGACGGTGCCGGTCGTCGACAACGTGATCCGGGCGGTGCCGCGGATCACCGACCACGTCCGCGACCTGGCGGACGCCGACCGCGCGACCCTGGTCGAGATCGTCGAGTCGTTCGACGCCGACGCCGCCCGGGCAGACGCCGAGCGGGCGATCCGCGAGGGCGAACTCGACTGA
- a CDS encoding pantoate kinase codes for MTDHEPSRAFVPAHVTAFFAPERGDEPATTGATGAGVALADGIETRVTGRESDAGHHVTLNGERASVPAVENVLQRLDAPPTRVAVEAAVPVGAGFGVSGGAALGTALALADHHGPARTTAALVAVAHAAEVDAGTGLGDVVGAAAGGVPLRLAAGGPDHGRVDTLPARGRIEYVSFGELSTAEVLADDTAPVATAGERALRRLRTEPTLERLFELARGFADEADLLVPAVREAVEAVEAAGGDAAMGMLGRTVVARETGLSDAGYDPVVTEIDPAGARLRE; via the coding sequence GTGACCGACCACGAACCGTCTCGGGCGTTCGTCCCCGCCCACGTCACTGCCTTCTTCGCCCCCGAGCGGGGCGACGAGCCGGCGACGACCGGCGCGACCGGCGCCGGAGTCGCGCTCGCCGACGGGATCGAGACCCGCGTGACCGGCCGCGAGTCCGACGCCGGCCACCACGTCACGCTGAACGGGGAGCGGGCGTCCGTTCCGGCCGTCGAGAACGTCTTACAGCGGCTGGACGCCCCACCGACGCGGGTGGCTGTCGAGGCTGCGGTGCCGGTCGGCGCCGGGTTCGGCGTCTCCGGCGGCGCCGCCCTCGGGACTGCGCTGGCTCTCGCCGATCACCACGGCCCCGCACGGACGACGGCCGCGCTCGTCGCCGTCGCCCACGCCGCCGAGGTGGACGCCGGGACGGGGTTGGGCGACGTGGTCGGCGCCGCCGCCGGCGGGGTGCCGCTCCGCCTGGCCGCCGGCGGCCCGGACCACGGCCGCGTGGACACGCTCCCCGCCCGCGGCCGGATCGAGTACGTCAGCTTCGGTGAGCTGTCGACCGCCGAGGTGTTGGCCGACGACACTGCGCCCGTAGCCACGGCCGGCGAGCGCGCCCTGCGCCGGCTCCGCACGGAGCCGACCCTGGAGCGACTGTTCGAGCTCGCTCGCGGGTTCGCCGACGAGGCCGACCTCCTCGTCCCGGCGGTCCGGGAAGCCGTCGAGGCTGTCGAGGCGGCCGGCGGCGACGCCGCGATGGGGATGCTCGGCCGGACGGTCGTCGCCCGCGAGACCGGGCTGTCCGACGCCGGCTACGACCCCGTCGTCACCGAGATCGACCCTGCCGGAGCCAGGCTGCGGGAGTGA
- a CDS encoding chemotaxis protein CheW produces the protein MASRQRADGDTAAGESTQVLEFGLGEETYCLDIGYIDEIVDAGDLTTIPNSPRHVEGVMDLRGQTTTIIDPKTLLGVEGDTESERIVVFDPEAIEDGGTVGWTVDEVYQVRDVASDQVDDATTATEDAVRGIVKDEDRFVVWVEPVTE, from the coding sequence ATGGCGAGTCGACAGCGCGCGGACGGCGACACTGCGGCCGGCGAGTCGACACAGGTTCTGGAGTTCGGGCTCGGCGAGGAGACGTACTGTCTCGACATCGGGTACATCGACGAGATCGTCGACGCCGGCGACCTGACCACGATTCCCAACTCACCGCGGCACGTCGAGGGGGTGATGGACCTCCGGGGGCAGACGACCACGATCATCGACCCGAAGACGCTCTTGGGTGTCGAGGGCGACACGGAGAGCGAACGTATCGTCGTGTTCGACCCGGAGGCCATCGAGGACGGCGGCACGGTGGGCTGGACCGTCGACGAGGTGTACCAGGTCCGGGACGTAGCGTCGGATCAGGTGGACGACGCGACGACCGCGACGGAAGACGCCGTCCGTGGCATCGTGAAAGACGAAGACAGGTTCGTCGTCTGGGTCGAGCCGGTTACGGAGTGA
- a CDS encoding chemotaxis response regulator protein-glutamate methylesterase — MTPGDTPAVVVVDDSRFMRGLISDTLESGGVDVVGEAEDGEEAVAVVEELRPDVVTMDVNMPRVDGIEATRRIMEQVPTPILMLSAYTEDGADETFDALDAGAVDFIAKPGGEVSAAVTDLEEQLVELVHSVADADVSDRGPGEESAPEPAAEPHPETVDVEPNTTVLIGSSTGGPDAVERVVGALPGDADVRVLIVQHMPEAFTGRFADRLDESTALSVSEAEDGSRIGRGEALVACGGRHLEVSSYRDGRLRVKTVDEDRGQGVRPSVNVTFESAAETVDDPLIGVVLTGMGDDGSEGVKTLKRVGARVIAQDEDTSVVYGMPKRAAATGCVDEILPLGEIAGGVVGGIADV; from the coding sequence GTGACGCCCGGCGACACGCCGGCGGTGGTCGTCGTGGACGACTCCCGGTTCATGCGGGGACTCATCTCCGACACGCTGGAGTCCGGCGGCGTCGACGTGGTCGGCGAGGCCGAGGACGGCGAGGAGGCAGTCGCCGTCGTCGAGGAGCTCCGGCCGGACGTGGTGACGATGGACGTGAACATGCCTCGGGTGGACGGAATCGAGGCGACACGCCGGATCATGGAACAGGTGCCGACACCGATCCTGATGCTGTCGGCGTACACGGAAGACGGAGCCGACGAGACGTTCGACGCGTTGGACGCCGGGGCAGTCGACTTCATCGCCAAGCCCGGCGGGGAGGTGTCTGCGGCGGTGACGGACCTGGAAGAACAGCTCGTGGAGCTGGTCCACTCCGTCGCCGACGCGGACGTGTCCGACCGCGGTCCCGGCGAGGAGTCGGCGCCAGAGCCGGCCGCGGAGCCACACCCGGAGACGGTCGACGTGGAGCCGAACACGACCGTCCTGATCGGGTCCTCCACCGGCGGCCCGGACGCGGTCGAACGAGTCGTCGGGGCGCTCCCGGGCGACGCGGACGTTCGAGTGTTGATCGTCCAACACATGCCGGAGGCGTTCACCGGACGCTTCGCCGACCGGTTAGACGAGTCGACCGCGTTGTCCGTCAGCGAGGCCGAGGACGGCAGCCGGATCGGCCGCGGAGAGGCGCTCGTCGCCTGCGGGGGACGCCACCTGGAGGTGTCCAGCTACCGGGACGGCAGACTCCGGGTGAAGACGGTCGACGAGGACCGTGGCCAGGGTGTCCGGCCGTCGGTGAACGTCACCTTCGAGTCGGCCGCAGAGACGGTCGACGACCCGTTGATCGGCGTGGTGTTGACCGGTATGGGCGACGACGGCTCCGAGGGTGTGAAGACGCTCAAGCGTGTCGGTGCCCGCGTGATCGCACAGGACGAGGACACGTCGGTGGTGTACGGGATGCCCAAGCGGGCGGCCGCAACCGGCTGTGTGGACGAGATACTGCCGCTCGGCGAGATCGCCGGCGGCGTCGTCGGAGGGATCGCAGATGTCTGA
- a CDS encoding ATP-binding protein, which translates to MSDAHKTFVRESEEGITDLNNALLDLESDPDDPEAMDLIFRTAHTLKGNAAAMGFEQFSGLAHAMEDLLDEVRDGHIEVTTELMDMLFEAVDILDAMLAQIDENGDTSTDPSGLEERLRAVADGDVDLETDDAGDPDEGSDAEPSTAESAESADAESTGAKSTDAESAAAGDHGLSPADDEGVYLASVDVGDTDMPGVDAMFVLEATEEAFPGIETRSDRDAVEDGDFEETFDVYVRDESAETVTAGLSAVSQVSGADVTVVEPSPADGADDTDDGEAPAESEPAADDTAASTDEETETESTTESDEETETDTGSSTTTSSSDSISSIRVDVEQLDDLYGLVEQLVTSRIKLRREMEEAGIDSENLDELDKISSNLQNTVMDMRLIPLSSVVDTFPRLVRDLARDQDKQVDFEIDGRDIELDRTILTEIRDPLVHVLRNAVDHGIEPPDEREAAGKDPTGQIELRATRERDHVNIVVEDDGAGIDADGLRKKAVEEGVKTPDEVEAMDDDEARELIFHPGLSTNEEVTDVSGRGVGMDVVRTTVKQLDGTVSLDSTPGEGSRFEIRLPVTVAIVRVMFVKVDGTEYGIPIKNIAEVSRAGNIETVNREEVVRHDGDIYPVIHLREVLQDNAGGNTQPTPAAADGGVADDTGDGLLDDTDGDDGMLVRIREENRPVALHCDEVLHQEEVVVKPLEGILSGIPGLSGTAVLGDGDVVTILDVETLGETY; encoded by the coding sequence ATGTCTGACGCACACAAGACGTTCGTCCGAGAGAGCGAAGAGGGAATCACCGATCTGAACAACGCGTTGCTGGACCTGGAGTCGGACCCGGACGACCCGGAGGCGATGGACCTCATCTTCCGGACGGCCCACACGCTGAAGGGGAACGCCGCGGCGATGGGATTCGAGCAGTTCTCCGGGCTGGCACACGCGATGGAGGACCTGTTGGACGAGGTCCGCGACGGCCACATCGAGGTGACGACGGAGCTGATGGACATGCTGTTCGAGGCCGTCGACATCTTAGACGCCATGCTGGCCCAGATCGACGAGAACGGCGACACCTCCACCGACCCCTCGGGCCTGGAAGAACGGCTGCGGGCCGTCGCCGACGGGGATGTGGACCTGGAGACGGACGACGCCGGCGACCCAGACGAGGGGAGCGACGCCGAGCCGTCGACGGCCGAGTCGGCGGAGTCGGCGGACGCGGAGTCGACGGGCGCGAAGTCGACGGACGCGGAGTCGGCCGCCGCCGGCGACCACGGGCTCTCCCCGGCCGACGACGAGGGGGTGTACCTCGCCAGCGTCGACGTCGGTGACACGGACATGCCGGGTGTCGACGCGATGTTCGTCCTGGAGGCCACAGAGGAGGCGTTCCCGGGGATCGAGACCCGCTCGGACCGCGACGCGGTGGAGGACGGTGACTTCGAGGAGACGTTCGACGTGTACGTCCGCGACGAGAGCGCCGAGACGGTGACCGCCGGGCTGTCGGCCGTGAGCCAGGTGTCGGGCGCGGACGTGACCGTCGTGGAGCCGTCGCCGGCAGACGGGGCGGACGACACGGACGACGGCGAGGCGCCGGCGGAGTCGGAGCCGGCGGCCGACGACACGGCGGCGTCGACGGACGAGGAGACGGAGACGGAGTCGACGACAGAGTCGGACGAGGAGACGGAGACGGACACCGGGAGCTCCACGACGACGAGCTCCTCCGACAGCATCTCCTCGATCCGGGTGGACGTCGAGCAGTTGGACGACCTCTACGGGCTGGTCGAGCAGCTGGTGACGAGCCGGATCAAGCTCCGGCGGGAGATGGAGGAGGCGGGGATCGACTCCGAGAACCTGGACGAACTGGACAAGATCTCCTCGAACCTCCAGAACACCGTGATGGACATGCGGCTGATCCCGTTGTCGTCCGTCGTGGACACGTTCCCGCGGCTGGTTCGAGACCTCGCCCGGGACCAGGACAAACAGGTGGACTTCGAGATCGACGGCCGGGACATCGAACTGGACCGGACGATCCTGACGGAGATCCGGGACCCGTTGGTCCACGTCCTGCGTAACGCCGTCGACCACGGAATCGAGCCGCCGGACGAGCGGGAGGCGGCCGGCAAGGACCCGACCGGACAGATCGAACTGCGTGCCACCCGCGAACGGGACCACGTCAACATCGTCGTCGAGGACGACGGCGCGGGGATCGACGCCGACGGTCTCCGGAAGAAGGCGGTCGAGGAAGGGGTCAAGACCCCCGACGAGGTGGAGGCGATGGACGACGACGAGGCGCGGGAGCTGATCTTCCACCCCGGCCTCTCCACGAACGAGGAGGTGACGGACGTGAGCGGCCGTGGTGTCGGGATGGACGTGGTCCGGACGACGGTGAAACAGCTCGACGGGACGGTGTCGCTCGACTCCACGCCGGGCGAGGGGAGCCGGTTCGAGATCAGACTGCCGGTGACGGTTGCAATCGTCCGCGTGATGTTCGTCAAGGTGGACGGGACGGAGTACGGCATCCCGATCAAGAACATCGCCGAGGTGTCCCGGGCCGGCAACATCGAGACGGTCAACAGAGAGGAGGTCGTCCGTCACGACGGCGACATCTACCCGGTGATCCACCTCCGAGAGGTGTTACAGGACAACGCGGGTGGCAACACACAGCCGACACCGGCGGCGGCAGACGGCGGTGTCGCGGACGACACTGGCGACGGGCTGTTGGACGACACAGACGGTGACGACGGGATGCTCGTCCGCATCCGCGAGGAGAATCGCCCGGTCGCGCTCCACTGCGACGAGGTGCTCCACCAGGAGGAGGTCGTCGTCAAGCCGTTGGAGGGAATCCTGAGCGGCATCCCGGGGCTCTCCGGCACGGCAGTGTTGGGTGACGGGGACGTGGTGACCATCCTCGACGTGGAGACGCTGGGGGAGACGTACTGA
- a CDS encoding protein-glutamate O-methyltransferase CheR gives MSGSRSDDEAFDRVVRHIEDEVPFEPGYYNEAYLERRISARMQRRDADDHTEYLRILRRDESERDELLDALTINVTGFFRDPDMWENLLPVLRDLTSERRRVEAWSAPCADGREPYSLAMVAADDPSVTARRLDILATDISEEAIDAARAGVYETTRTTDIADELGPLDSYEPYVERDGDRFRVRDRVEKQVTFDTHDLIRDEPESPKDLLFCRNLLIYIDAEYKTPLFETLRASLRHGGYLVLGKTESVPPECRDAFEPVAKRSRIYRHVGGD, from the coding sequence ATGAGCGGTTCGCGTTCGGACGACGAGGCGTTCGACCGTGTCGTCCGACACATCGAAGACGAGGTGCCGTTCGAGCCAGGGTACTACAACGAGGCGTACCTCGAACGACGGATCTCCGCTCGGATGCAGCGGCGCGACGCCGACGACCACACGGAGTACCTCCGGATCCTCCGGCGCGACGAGTCGGAGCGCGACGAACTGTTGGACGCGCTGACGATCAACGTCACCGGCTTCTTCAGAGACCCCGACATGTGGGAGAACCTGTTGCCGGTGTTGCGGGATCTGACGAGCGAGCGCCGGCGGGTGGAGGCCTGGAGCGCCCCGTGTGCAGACGGGCGAGAGCCGTACTCGCTGGCGATGGTCGCCGCCGACGACCCGTCGGTCACCGCCCGGCGACTCGACATCCTGGCGACGGACATCAGCGAGGAGGCAATCGACGCCGCCCGCGCCGGCGTGTACGAGACCACCCGGACGACGGACATCGCGGACGAACTCGGACCGTTGGACAGCTACGAGCCGTACGTGGAACGGGACGGGGACAGGTTCCGGGTGCGCGACCGCGTCGAGAAGCAGGTGACGTTCGACACCCACGACCTGATCCGCGACGAGCCGGAGTCGCCGAAGGACCTCCTGTTCTGTCGGAACCTCCTGATCTACATCGACGCGGAGTACAAGACGCCGTTGTTCGAGACGCTGCGCGCGTCGCTCCGCCACGGAGGGTACCTCGTGCTCGGCAAGACGGAGAGCGTCCCGCCGGAGTGTCGTGACGCGTTCGAGCCGGTCGCCAAGCGGAGTCGGATCTACAGACACGTCGGAGGGGACTGA
- a CDS encoding HEAT repeat domain-containing protein yields MSLYQLARENEIEELSDRARSSESDAVRRRAAEMLGDVGDVDDTQVTDTLAELALEDEDAEVRAMAVDALSDLGQEALEQLIVKDAGIDPGATDWTAVRAFGEALDADRAECRMAAASALGRIGDGDGVRPLIERLDDDDQRVRERVCYALGQVGHPQAVEPLIERLDDDHERARSAAADALGTIATGKALAALREMLDDENAAIRRVAASALGNAGSAAPVPDLVGALDDPHDAVGQAAVFSVIQLLSTAPTDQSHEVREAIVEELEGVDDGTVVDPLLEVMAEASEPGQRRNAVWFLGRVTDQEDPPKRVVDSLIDTFADDDRMTAQFASTSVTELGGLYVESSLIDLLEDDDEPASARARAAYALGEVGGERGREVLDRMTDEDVEPEVRKRAFSALSKLGGIR; encoded by the coding sequence ATGTCACTGTACCAGCTCGCACGGGAAAACGAGATCGAGGAACTGTCCGATCGAGCCCGGTCCAGCGAGAGCGACGCGGTCAGACGGCGTGCCGCGGAGATGCTGGGCGACGTGGGCGACGTGGACGACACTCAGGTGACGGACACCCTCGCCGAGCTGGCGCTGGAAGACGAGGACGCCGAGGTGCGGGCGATGGCGGTCGACGCCCTGAGCGACCTCGGCCAGGAGGCGTTGGAACAGCTGATCGTCAAGGACGCCGGCATCGACCCCGGGGCGACGGACTGGACGGCGGTGCGGGCGTTCGGCGAGGCGTTGGACGCCGACCGCGCGGAGTGTCGGATGGCGGCCGCCAGCGCCCTCGGCCGGATCGGCGACGGGGACGGCGTCCGGCCGCTGATCGAACGGCTGGACGACGACGACCAACGGGTCCGCGAACGGGTGTGTTACGCGCTCGGACAGGTCGGCCACCCGCAGGCCGTCGAGCCGTTGATCGAGCGGTTGGACGACGACCACGAACGGGCGCGGTCGGCGGCCGCGGACGCCCTCGGCACCATCGCCACGGGGAAGGCACTGGCGGCGCTGCGGGAGATGCTGGACGACGAGAACGCCGCGATCCGACGAGTGGCGGCGAGTGCGCTGGGCAACGCGGGCAGCGCGGCGCCGGTGCCGGACCTGGTGGGTGCGTTGGACGATCCACACGACGCGGTGGGTCAGGCGGCCGTGTTCTCCGTGATCCAGTTGCTGTCGACGGCCCCGACGGACCAGAGCCACGAGGTCCGCGAGGCGATCGTCGAGGAGCTGGAGGGGGTAGACGACGGGACGGTCGTCGATCCGTTGTTGGAGGTGATGGCGGAGGCGTCGGAGCCCGGCCAACGCCGCAACGCGGTGTGGTTCCTCGGTCGGGTGACCGACCAGGAGGACCCGCCGAAACGAGTGGTCGACTCGTTGATCGACACCTTCGCCGACGACGACCGGATGACCGCACAGTTCGCGTCGACGAGCGTGACGGAACTCGGCGGGCTGTACGTGGAGTCGTCGCTGATCGACCTCTTGGAGGACGACGACGAGCCGGCGAGCGCTCGTGCCCGGGCGGCGTACGCTCTCGGCGAGGTCGGCGGCGAGCGCGGTCGGGAGGTGTTAGACCGGATGACGGACGAAGACGTGGAACCGGAAGTTCGAAAACGTGCGTTCTCGGCACTCTCGAAGCTCGGAGGGATTCGATAA